A genomic region of Homalodisca vitripennis isolate AUS2020 chromosome 5, UT_GWSS_2.1, whole genome shotgun sequence contains the following coding sequences:
- the LOC124363448 gene encoding piggyBac transposable element-derived protein 1-like, giving the protein MSHCRLRRHNNTTSLLPPDDSEDSLVDDSDEDPDYTPGRDKKNKLALFLNNAASSSDVTDEDEENIPSTSTATKKKIPKKPAPAWNEVNPDNSEKPSPPMLELSNEHVLQSPVDYFKDFFDNDLLTLIATQSNLYSVQKNPNKPLNTSEKEVEQFIGICIYMSIYGLPRSRMYWNGNTRVEKVAHVMSRNRWEELKANLHFNNNDHMPLQNDPNKDRLFKIRPLVDALQNKFKNIPIEEQMLCVDEQIVPFKGTSLLKTVQPDETPQVGIQTVCTL; this is encoded by the exons atgTCACATTGTCGACTAAGAAGACATAACAACACAACTTCGCTTTTACCCCCCGATGACAGTGAAGACAGTTTGGTGGATGACTCAGATGAGGATCCAGATTACACCCCTGGCCGTGACAAAAAGAACAAGTTAgccttatttt tgaaCAATGCAGCGAGCTCCAGTGATGTCACAGATGAAGACGAAGAGAACATCCCTTCAACGTCTACAGCcacaaaaaagaagattccaaaaaaaccAGCACCTGCTTGGAATGAAGTGAATCCAGATAACAGTGAGAAACCTTCTCCGCCAATGCTAGAATTAAGTAACGAACATGTACTTCAGTCTCCAGTTGActacttcaaagatttttttgacaATGACCTTTTAACTTTGATTGCTACTCAGTCAAACTTGTATAGTGTCCAAAAAAATCCGAATAAACCCTTGAATACCTCAGAGAAGGAAGTAGAGCAGTTTATAGGCATTTGCATCTACATGAGCATTTATGGTCTACCTAGGAGTAGGATGTATTGGAATGGAAATACACGAGTAGAAAAGGTTGCACATGTTATGTCACGTAACAGATGGGAGGAACTGAAGGCCAACTTGCACTTCAATAACAATGATCACATGCCATTACAGAATGATCCAAACAAAGATAGGCTATTTAAAATCCGCCCACTAGTTGATGctcttcaaaacaaattcaaaaacattcctaTTGAGGAACAAATGCTCTGTGTTGATGAACAGATTGTGCCCTTCAAAGGCACATCTTTACTAAAAACAGTACAACCCGATGAAACCCCACAAGTGGGGATACAAACTGTTTGTACTTTGTGA